One genomic region from Salvia hispanica cultivar TCC Black 2014 chromosome 2, UniMelb_Shisp_WGS_1.0, whole genome shotgun sequence encodes:
- the LOC125208343 gene encoding UDP-glucosyltransferase 29-like: MQNVQPRQVSNQRKEPLNLPQKNKKMGSKTLKILMFPFLAHGHISPFLELAKKLSSRNFHIYFCSTSINLDFIKETLNKDSSYNNDNVGIELVELHLPSLPQLPPKFHTTKNIPPHLHPLLMQALQNSTASFSSLLSDLSPDLLIYDLFQPWSAKIAAAEGIPAVHFFTGGAAAGSFMHHWHSHGSFDDFPFQELSLREHEKKGLYASKKFVKVENGDQGFAFGVFELSCDVVLIKSCRAIEGKYMDYLSTLCGRKLIPTGPLIAHGGGGDGEIMEWLSKRERGSTLYISFGSENFLNEKEMAEIAKGLEMVNDVSFIWVARRHGGEAAAGVPEGFAERVGGRGMVVERWAPQAEILAHGSVGGFMSHCGWSSVTESLCFGVPVVAVPLKIDQPMNARLVVGAGAGVEVERDGEGGFDGEAVARAVRGVVVEGGEGMRRRARELGEKMKMEEDGAIDQVVEELSKICYTKK, from the coding sequence ATGCAAAACGTACAGCCACGCCAAGTCTCCAACCAGCGAAAAGAACCCCTAAATTTAccccaaaaaaacaaaaaaatgggtTCTAAAACtctgaaaattttaatgtttccATTCCTAGCTCATGGCCACATCTCCCCCTTTCTCGAACTAGCCAAGAAGCTTTCTTCCAGAAACTTCCACATATACTTCTGTTCCACTTCAATCAACCTCGACTTCATCAAAGAAACCCTCAACAAAGATTCCTCTTACAACAACGACAATGTCGGAATCGAGCTAGTGGAGCTCCATCTCCCATCTCTCCCTCAACTCCCTCCAAAATTCCACACCACCAAAAACATCCCACCCCATCTCCACCCCCTCCTGATGCAAGCCTTACAAAACTCCACCGCAAGCTTCTCGAGTTTGCTGTCGGATTTAAGCCCTGATTTGCTAATTTACGACCTTTTCCAGCCTTGGTCGGCCAAAATCGCCGCCGCGGAAGGGATCCCCGCCGTCCATTTCTTCACCGGCGGCGCAGCCGCCGGCTCCTTCATGCACCACTGGCACTCCCACGGCAGCTTTGATGATTTCCCATTTCAAGAACTGAGCTTGAGAGAGCATGAGAAGAAGGGTCTCTATGCTAGCAAGAAATTTGTCAAAGTTGAAAATGGCGATCAAGGGTTTGCGTTTGGGGTTTTTGAGCTTTCTTGCGATGTTGTGTTGATCAAGAGCTGCAGAGCGATTGAAGGGAAGTACATGGATTATCTCTCCACGTTGTGTGGGAGAAAGCTCATCCCCACCGGCCCTTTGATTGCTCATGGCGGTGGCGGCGATGGAGAGATAATGGAGTGGCTGagcaagagagagaggggtTCGACTTTGTATATCTCTTTTGGGAGTGAGAATTTCTTGAACGAGAAGGAGATGGCTGAGATAGCCAAAGGGTTGGAGATGGTTAATGATGTGAGCTTCATTTGGGTTGCGAGGCGGCACGGCGGagaggcggcggcgggggTGCCGGAGGGTTTTGCGGAGAGGGTGGGGGGGAGGGGGATGGTGGTGGAGAGGTGGGCGCCGCAGGCGGAGATCTTGGCGCATGGGAGCGTGGGGGGGTTCATGAGCCACTGCGGGTGGAGTTCGGTGACGGAGAGCTTGTGTTTCGGGGTTCCGGTGGTGGCGGTGCCGCTGAAGATTGATCAGCCGATGAATGCGAGGCTGGTGGTGGGGGCCGGGGCTGGGGTGGAGGTGGAGAGGGATGGGGAGGGAGGGTTTGATGGGGAGGCGGTGGCGAGGGCGGTGCGgggggtggtggtggagggGGGAGAGGGGATGAGGAGGAGGGCGAGGGAGTTGGgggagaagatgaagatggaGGAGGATGGAGCCATTGATCAAGTGGTGGAGGAGTTGTCTAAGATTTGTTATACCAAGAAATGA
- the LOC125208055 gene encoding monothiol glutaredoxin-S10-like: protein METNVHKLAAQNAVVIFSKSTCCMCHAIKRLFYEQGVSPTVYELDEQRHGREMEQALKRLGCTPSVPAVFIGGKFVGSAHDVLTLQLDGSLKKMLKAAGALWL, encoded by the coding sequence ATGGAGACAAATGTGCATAAACTTGCTGCACAGAATGCTGTGGTGATCTTCAGCAAGAGCACTTGCTGCATGTGCCACGCCATCAAACGCCTCTTCTACGAGCAAGGGGTGAGTCCAACGGTGTACGAGCTAGACGAGCAGAGGCATGGGAGGGAGATGGAGCAGGCCCTCAAGAGGCTAGGCTgcactccatctgtcccagcAGTTTTTATTGGGGGCAAGTTTGTTGGATCAGCTCACGACGTGCTCACTCTTCAGCTCGATGGATCACTCAAGAAGATGCTCAAAGCTGCAGGAGCTCTCTGGCTGTGA
- the LOC125207990 gene encoding monothiol glutaredoxin-S10-like, whose amino-acid sequence MDRVAKISSQRAVVIFSKSTCCMCHAIKRLFYEQGVSPLIHELDEDSRGKELESALIKLGCSPAAPAVFVGGKLVGSANTVMTLQLNGSLKMMLKDAGALWL is encoded by the coding sequence ATGGATAGAGTGGCTAAAATCTCTTCACAGAGGGCGGTGGTGATATTCAGCAAGAGCACGTGCTGTATGTGCCACGCCATCAAGAGACTATTCTACGAGCAAGGCGTGAGCCCTCTGATCCACGAGCTCGATGAGGACTCAAGAGGGAAGGAATTGGAGTCGGCCTTGATTAAGCTCGGCTGCAGCCCTGCTGCACCTGCAGTGTTCGTTGGGGGGAAGCTCGTGGGCTCAGCAAACACGGTGATGACTCTGCAGCTCAACGGCTCACTCAAGATGATGCTCAAAGATGCAGGGGCCTTGTGGCTATAG
- the LOC125208027 gene encoding monothiol glutaredoxin-S10-like: MEANVLKLATQNAVVIFSKSTCCMCHAIKRLFYEQGVNPTVYELDEQRHGREMEQALKRLGCTPSVPAVFVGGKFVGTAHDVLTLQLDGSLKKMLKAAGALWL; this comes from the coding sequence ATGGAGGCAAATGTGCTAAAACTTGCTACACAGAATGCTGTGGTGATCTTCAGCAAGAGCACTTGCTGCATGTGCCACGCCATCAAACGCCTCTTTTACGAGCAAGGTGTGAATCCAACGGTGTACGAGCTAGACGAGCAGAGGCATGGGAGGGAGATGGAGCAGGCCCTCAAGAGGCTAGGCTgcactccatccgttccagcAGTTTTTGTAGGTGGAAAGTTCGTTGGAACAGCTCACGATGTGCTCACTCTTCAGCTCGATGGATCACTCAAGAAGATGCTCAAAGCTGCAGGAGCTCTCTGGCTGTGA
- the LOC125207732 gene encoding monothiol glutaredoxin-S10-like, translating to MRKNTNKIHLHFHIKKQQHSLHCPLSSIMDRVAKISSQRAVVIFSKSTCCMCHAIKRLFYEQGVSPLIHELDEDSRGKELESALMKLGCSPAAPAVFIGGKLVGSANTVMTLQLNGSLKMMLKDAGALWL from the coding sequence ATGAGAAAAAACACCAACAAAATACACTTGCATTTTCACATCAAGAAACAACAACACTCACTGCATTGTCCATTAAGTTCGATCATGGATAGAGTGGCTAAGATCTCTTCACAGAGGGCGGTGGTGATATTCAGCAAGAGCACGTGCTGTATGTGCCACGCCATCAAGAGACTATTCTACGAGCAAGGCGTGAGCCCTCTGATCCACGAGCTCGATGAGGACTCAAGAGGGAAGGAATTGGAGTCGGCCTTGATGAAGCTCGGGTGCAGCCCTGCTGCACCTGCAGTGTTCATTGGGGGCAAGCTCGTTGGCTCTGCAAACACCGTGATGACTCTGCAGCTCAATGGCTCACTCAAGATGATGCTCAAAGATGCAGGGGCCTTATGGCTATAG
- the LOC125208597 gene encoding pentatricopeptide repeat-containing protein At1g08070, chloroplastic has protein sequence MAVVAPILSSNPLHFLPSSFDPPYELIHSHPSLGLLSKCRSLDTFKQIHSQFIKFGLHNTQFALSKLVEFCAVSPHGDLPYAVSIFNSIHNPNHVIYNMMIRGYSLSSTPSLSLHYYADMLLSGLEPNSYTFPFLLKSCTRLPTADTGKQVHGQVLKFGLVDDVYAHTSLINMYAQHGDLDDARMVFDKSDYRDAVSFTALITGYASRGYVDEARELFDAIPIRDVVSWNAMIAGYAQTGRFDVALSLFHEMRKQRVSPNVSTMLSILSACAHQGDMETGGVVRSWIEEHGHGSNLKLLNAMIDMYAKCGDPEMARSIFDSVQEKDLISWNVMIGGYAHTSRYKDALQMFRLLLLSNVEPNDITFLNVIPACAHLGALDLGKWIHTYVKKHYSEFPNETLWTSLINMYAKCGDIVAAKQIFRGVQRKSLACWNAMISGLGMHGDAAGAIDLFTEMTNEGLKPDDITFVGVLSACCHAGLVDLGREFFNAMIRDHGISPRLQHYGCMVDLLARAGLLDEAMAMVETMEHEPDGAIWGSILGGCRLHKNVELGEYAAKILYNLEPGNPGNYVALSNIYAGAGRWDEVAKIRTYLNDAGLKKVPGSTSIEVDSVVHEFLVSDRTHPRSEEVYRMLDEVEEAVREAGHVTDTSEVYYDVDREWKEGVVCQHSERLAIAFGLISTKPGTTLRIVKNLRVCGNCHAATKIISKIYNREIIARDRSRFHHFKDGYCSCKDYW, from the exons ATGGCAGTTGTAGCACCGATACTGTCCTCGAATCCCTTACATTTCCTCCCCAGCTCGTTCGATCCTCCCTACGAGCTCATTCACTCCCACCCGTCTCTTGGCCTCCTCTCCAAATGCAGGAGTTTAGACACTTTTAAGCAAATCCACTCTCAGTTCATCAAGTTTGGCCTCCACAACACGCAGTTCGCGCTGAGCAAGCTCGTGGAGTTTTGTGCCGTTAGCCCTCATGGAGACCTTCCTTATGCTGTCTCAATCTTCAACTCCATCCACAACCCGAATCATGTCATATATAACATGATGATCCGTGGATATTCGCTGAGCTCTACCCCGAGTTTGTCCCTACATTATTATGCAGACATGTTGCTCTCTGGTCTTGAGCCGAATTCTTACACATTCCCTTTTCTTCTCAAGTCTTGCACGAGGCTCCCGACAGCAGACACGGGGAAGCAGGTACACGGGCAGGTGCTCAAATTTGGGCTCGTTGATGATGTGTACGCACACACTtcgcttatcaacatgtatgCTCAACATGGGGATTTGGATGATGCAAGAATGGTGTTTGATAAGAGTGATTACAGAGATGCAGTGTCGTTTACGGCCTTGATCACAGGGTATGCCTCGAGGGGTTATGTTGACGAAGCTCGTGAGCTGTTTGATGCTATCCCTATCAGAGACGTCGTGTCATGGAATGCTATGATAGCAGGATACGCCCAAACCGGCCGATTTGATGTGGCTCTGAGCTTATTTCATGAGATGAGGAAACAGAGAGTCAGCCCTAATGTGAGCACTATGCTCAGCATTCTCTCGGCCTGCGCTCATCAAGGTGATATGGAGACGGGAGGCGTGGTTCGTTCTTGGATTGAGGAACACGGCCACGGTTCAAATCTGAAGCTTCTCAACGCCATGATTGATATGTATGCCAAGTGTGGAGATCCTGAAATGGCGCGGAGCATCTTTGATTCTGTGCAAGAGAAGGATCTCATCTCGTGGAATGTCATGATTGGCGGATATGCTCACACGAGCAGGTATAAGGATGCGCTGCAAATGTTCCGTCTGCTACTGCTGAGCAATGTGGAGCCAAACGACATCACTTTCTTGAACGTGATCCCTGCCTGCGCGCACTTGGGCGCGCTCGATCTTGGCAAGTGGATACATACGTATGTAAAGAAGCATTACTCGGAGTTCCCCAACGAGACTCTGTGGACGAGCCTCATCAACATGTATGCCAAATGTGGAGATATAGTGGCTGCGAAACAGATCTTTCGTGGCGTGCAGAGGAAGAGTTTAGCCTGTTGGAACGCGATGATTTCAGGTTTAGGTATGCACGGAGATGCTGCGGGAGCTATCGACCTTTTCACGGAGATGACCAATGAAGGCCTAAAGCCAGACGACATCACCTTCGTAGGCGTGCTTTCCGCCTGCTGCCATGCTGGTTTAGTGGATCTCGGCCGCGAGTTTTTCAACGCAATGATCCGTGACCACGGGATCTCTCCTCGCCTGCAGCACTACGGGTGCATGGTCGACCTCCTCGCACGAGCAGGGCTGCTCGACGAGGCAATGGCGATGGTGGAAACGATGGAACACGAGCCGGATGGAGCGATTTGGGGATCCATCCTCGGAGGGTGTAGGCTCCACAAGAACGTCGAGCTAGGCGAGTACGCCGCTAAAATTCTCTATAACCTCGAGCCGGGCAACCCCGGGAACTACGTGGCGCTGTCGAACATTTACGCGGGGGCCGGGAGGTGGGACGAGGTGGCGAAGATCCGGACGTACTTGAATGACGCCGGGCTAAAGAAG GTGCCCGGGTCGACATCGATCGAGGTGGACAGCGTGGTGCACGAGTTTCTAGTGAGCGACCGGACGCACCCGAGGAGCGAGGAGGTGTACCGGATGCTGGACGAGGTGGAGGAGGCGGTGAGGGAGGCGGGGCACGTGACGGACACGTCGGAGGTGTACTACGACGTGGACCGAGAGTGGAAGGAAGGGGTGGTGTGCCAGCATAGTGAGAGGCTGGCGATTGCGTTTGGTTTGATTAGTACAAAGCCAGGAACGACGCTGAGGATTGTGAAGAATTTGAGAGTTTGTGGGAACTGTCACGCTGCGACCAAGATCATATCCAAGATTTATAACAGAGAGATTATTGCAAGAGATCGAAGCCGGTTTCATCATTTTAAGGATGGTTATTGCTCTTGTAAGGACTATTGGTGA
- the LOC125204217 gene encoding serine/threonine-protein kinase PBL27-like has translation MGGCVPCFGSSNKDGNGNDFDNGVKEMGKKESFKDGSAAHSNSQVNRVNSDKSKARNSHDSKKEPGIPKEPTAHIAAQTFTFRDLAAATKNFRPECLLGEGGFGRVYKGKLESGQVVAVKQLDRNGLQGNREFLVEVLMLSLLHHQNLVNLIGYCADGDQRLLVYEYMPLGSLEDHLHDLPPDKQPLDWNTRMKIAAGAAKGLEYLHDKANPPVIYRDLKSSNILLDEDYFPKLSDFGLAKLGPVGDKTHVSTRVMGTYGYCAPEYAMTGQLTLKSDVYSFGVVFLELITGRKAIDNNRGAGEHNLVAWARPLFKDRRKFPKMADPDLQGQYPIRGLYQALAVAAMCLQEQAATRPLIGDVVTALTYLASQTYDPNSPSAQSNKTGPSTPRHRHERSASNGTDGLDDAGRGGHHRSSSAHKNSPDLRKRESPREFSVGGELRRIETSGGSGSKWGLDEPDRPDSRRDSPASAGRVRESSRNRDLERERAVALAKVWGENWRERKRTSAMGSFDGNE, from the exons ATGGGTGGGTGTGTTCCTTGCTTTGGATCATCGAATAAGGATGGAAATGGCAATGATTTTGATAATGGAGTGAAAGAAATGGGAAAAAAGGAGTCTTTCAAAGATGGTTCAGCTGCTCATTCTAACAGCCAAGTTAATAGAGTGAATTCAG ATAAATCAAAAGCTCGAAATAGTCATGATTCTAAGAAGGAACCAGGAATCCCGAAAGAGCCAACAGCCCACATTGCTGCCCAGACATTTACATTCCGGGACCTTGCTGCAGCAACAAAGAATTTCAGACCGGAGTGCTTACTTGGTGAAGGTGGATTTGGACGAGTTTACAAAGGCAAGTTGGAGTCGGGTCAG GTGGTCGCAGTTAAACAACTTGACAGGAATGGTCTTCAAGGGAATAGGGAATTTTTGGTGGAGGTTCTCATGCTTAGCTTGTTACACCATCAAAATCTCGTAAACTTGATCGGATATTGTGCTGATGGTGACCAGCGTCTGCTTGTTTATGAGTACATGCCATTGGGATCTCTGGAAGATCATTTACATG ATCTTCCACCCGATAAACAACCTTTGGACTGGAATACAAGGATGAAAATCGCTGCTGGGGCGGCCAAGGGACTAGAATACTTGCACGACAAAGCCAATCCACCTGTCATATACCGAGATCTAAAATCTTCTAACATCCTTCTTGATGAGGATTATTTTCCTAAGTTGTCGGATTTTGGGCTTGCAAAGTTGGGTCCTGTTGGCGATAAAACTCACGTCTCAACTAGGGTGATGGGCACCTACGGCTATTGTGCTCCAGAATATGCCATGACTGGCCAGCTGACATTGAAATCTGATGTTTACAGTTTTGGAGTCGTCTTCCTTGAACTCATCACTGGTCGAAAGGCCATTGACAATAATCGAGGTGCAGGGGAGCATAATCTTGTTGCTTGG GCGAGGCCACTTTTCAAGGATCGAAGAAAGTTCCCCAAAATGGCCGATCCCGATTTACAAGGCCAGTATCCGATCCGAGGTCTGTATCAAGCGTTAGCAGTGGCTGCCATGTGCTTGCAAGAGCAGGCAGCCACGAGGCCTTTGATCGGGGATGTTGTGACAGCCTTGACGTATCTAGCGTCCCAAACGTATGATCCTAACTCGCCTTCTGCACAGAGTAATAAAACTGGCCCATCTACTCCTAGGCACAGGCACGAGAGGAGTGCATCCAATGGAACGGACGGTCTGGATGATGCAGGGCGTGGAGGCCACCATCGCTCCTCTTCCGCCCACAAGAACTCACCCGATTTGAGGAAGAGAGAGTCTCCAAGGGAGTTCAGTGTCGGTGGAGAGCTGCGAAGGATTGAAACCTCTGGTGGATCCGGGAGCAAGTGGGGTTTAGACGAGCCGGATCGCCCCGACTCTCGTCGAGACAGCCCAGCGAGTGCAGGTAGAGTTAGAGAGAGTTCGAGGAATCGTGACCTGGAAAGAGAACGTGCCGTTGCTCTGGCCAAGGTGTGGGGTGAGAACTGGAGGGAGAGAAAGAGGACCAGTGCAATGGGTAGCTTCGATGGCAATGAATGA